A region of Asticcacaulis excentricus DNA encodes the following proteins:
- a CDS encoding ABC transporter ATP-binding protein: MSEDKTIISFENVSKRFGKNTAVDNVSLDIKEGEFFSLLGPSGCGKTTLLRMLAGFEMPTEGRILIDGKDVSNTPPNKRPVNMVFQSYAVFPHMSVLDNVAYGLKMDGVPQAERRQRAEEALELVKLGGFGERKPDQMSGGQRQRVALARALVKKPRVLLLDEPLSALDAKLRDAMRTELALLQEKVGITFIMVTHDQDEALAMATRCAVMNRGLLQQVATPFDLYEFPNSRFVADFIGSVNLFEGTLDVDEPDHAIINTRDIGPIYLDHGVTGATGATVWAALRPEKIEMEKFDHKPTKMEDAPEGYNIVAGTIRLMTYLGSETVYEVELQSGRMVKVLRSNLTRWDQEDFTWDEKVWLSFNACAPAALLS; this comes from the coding sequence ATGTCTGAAGACAAGACCATCATCAGCTTCGAGAACGTCTCCAAGCGCTTTGGCAAGAATACCGCCGTGGACAATGTGTCGCTCGACATCAAGGAGGGTGAATTCTTCTCCCTGCTGGGGCCGTCGGGCTGCGGCAAGACCACGCTTCTGCGTATGCTGGCCGGGTTTGAGATGCCGACCGAGGGCCGCATCCTGATCGACGGCAAGGACGTCTCCAACACCCCGCCGAACAAGCGCCCGGTGAACATGGTGTTTCAGTCCTACGCCGTCTTCCCGCACATGAGCGTGCTCGATAACGTCGCCTACGGCCTGAAGATGGACGGTGTGCCGCAGGCTGAGCGCCGTCAGCGCGCCGAGGAAGCGCTGGAGCTGGTCAAGCTCGGCGGCTTCGGTGAGCGCAAGCCCGACCAGATGTCGGGCGGTCAGCGTCAGCGCGTGGCGCTGGCCCGCGCGCTGGTCAAAAAGCCCCGCGTCCTGCTGCTCGATGAGCCCCTGTCGGCGCTCGATGCCAAGCTGCGCGACGCCATGCGCACCGAGCTGGCGCTTCTTCAGGAGAAGGTCGGCATCACCTTCATCATGGTCACCCACGATCAGGACGAGGCCCTGGCCATGGCGACGCGCTGCGCCGTGATGAACCGCGGCCTGCTGCAACAGGTGGCCACGCCCTTTGACCTCTATGAGTTCCCCAATTCGCGCTTTGTCGCCGACTTTATCGGCAGCGTGAACCTGTTTGAAGGGACGCTCGACGTCGATGAGCCGGACCACGCCATCATCAATACGCGCGACATCGGCCCCATCTATCTCGACCACGGGGTGACCGGGGCGACCGGCGCGACCGTCTGGGCGGCGCTGCGTCCGGAAAAGATCGAGATGGAGAAGTTCGATCACAAGCCGACCAAGATGGAAGACGCCCCGGAAGGCTATAACATCGTCGCCGGGACCATCCGCCTGATGACCTATCTGGGCTCAGAAACGGTCTATGAGGTTGAGCTGCAAAGCGGCCGCATGGTCAAGGTGCTGCGCTCCAACCTGACGCGCTGGGATCAGGAAGACTTTACCTGGGATGAGAAGGTGTGGCTGTCCTTCAACGCCTGCGCCCCGGCGGCCTTGCTGAGCTAG
- a CDS encoding GntR family transcriptional regulator — protein sequence MTFPALNVFPPNALSTGVDGRDEDASVHDQVYEALANLLIQGQIPPGKSVSLRTLASGLGVSPMPVREAVRRLIAQKALELQPSNKRLRVPSLSEDRLKQLMMARQWVEPELAFRAVAAMTKDTIAELKADDQRLMAALGKGDVDGYMQANHAFHFRIYRLAQADLFLDMAKTLWLQSGPFMRVVFGRLGTVQLPQDHHQELIRAFETGDAAAVRQHMSDDVHEGMELMLEALRA from the coding sequence ATGACCTTTCCGGCGCTGAACGTCTTTCCGCCCAACGCGCTGAGCACCGGGGTCGATGGGCGCGACGAGGACGCCTCCGTCCACGATCAGGTCTATGAGGCGCTGGCCAACCTGCTGATTCAGGGGCAGATTCCGCCGGGCAAGTCGGTCTCGCTCCGGACGCTGGCCAGCGGGCTGGGCGTCAGCCCCATGCCGGTGCGCGAGGCGGTGCGCCGCCTGATCGCGCAGAAGGCCCTTGAGCTTCAGCCCTCAAACAAGCGCCTGCGCGTGCCTTCGCTTTCCGAAGACCGCCTGAAGCAATTGATGATGGCACGCCAGTGGGTCGAGCCGGAACTGGCCTTCCGCGCTGTGGCGGCGATGACGAAGGACACGATTGCCGAGCTGAAGGCCGACGATCAGCGCCTGATGGCGGCGCTGGGTAAGGGCGATGTCGATGGCTATATGCAGGCCAACCACGCCTTCCATTTCCGCATCTACCGGCTGGCGCAGGCGGACCTGTTTCTCGATATGGCCAAGACGTTATGGCTGCAATCGGGACCGTTCATGCGCGTGGTCTTCGGGCGGCTGGGGACCGTGCAACTGCCGCAGGACCACCATCAGGAACTGATCCGCGCCTTTGAAACCGGCGACGCCGCGGCCGTGCGCCAGCATATGTCGGACGACGTGCACGAGGGTATGGAACTGATGCTGGAGGCGTTGCGGGCCTAG
- a CDS encoding ABC transporter permease: MEQSWRQAKGLFAALMSAPLVWLVFFFFVPLGIVWLYSFGENRGLIDIAFTGTWSNYAKALEPLYLGIFAKSLWVAALTTFLCVVIGFPVALAITFAPDKWKPWLLLLVMLPFWTNLLIRTYALIAVLRSEGYVNQTYRFLWEHASGLMTLIGLQPLGTFQPLELLYNNFAVVLGLVYVHLPFMILPLYSTLDRLDRSLLEASLDLGAGHIRTMFSIVIPLAGAGIASGVLITFIPALGAYLTPDLLGGTDSQMIANVIESQFKRANNWPFGAALCFILVYLTFIGIAIQGLLDSSAKKRGMA; encoded by the coding sequence ATGGAACAGAGCTGGCGTCAGGCCAAGGGACTTTTTGCCGCCCTGATGAGCGCGCCGCTCGTCTGGCTGGTCTTCTTTTTCTTCGTGCCGCTGGGCATTGTCTGGCTCTACAGCTTTGGTGAAAACCGCGGCCTGATCGACATTGCCTTTACGGGGACGTGGAGCAACTACGCCAAGGCGCTGGAGCCCCTCTATCTCGGTATCTTCGCCAAGTCCCTGTGGGTGGCGGCCCTGACCACCTTCCTCTGCGTGGTGATCGGTTTTCCGGTGGCGCTGGCCATCACCTTTGCGCCGGACAAGTGGAAGCCGTGGCTGCTTTTGCTGGTCATGCTGCCCTTCTGGACCAATCTGCTGATCCGCACCTACGCCCTGATCGCGGTCCTGCGCAGCGAAGGCTATGTCAATCAGACCTATCGCTTTCTGTGGGAACATGCGTCGGGCCTGATGACGCTGATCGGGCTTCAGCCACTGGGCACGTTTCAGCCGCTGGAGCTGCTGTACAATAATTTCGCCGTGGTGCTGGGCCTCGTCTATGTGCATCTGCCGTTCATGATCCTGCCGCTCTATTCGACGCTCGACCGGCTGGACCGTTCGCTGCTGGAGGCCTCGCTCGATCTGGGGGCCGGTCATATCCGGACGATGTTCTCGATTGTAATCCCGCTGGCCGGAGCGGGGATAGCTTCGGGCGTGCTGATCACCTTTATCCCGGCGCTGGGGGCCTATCTGACGCCGGACCTTCTGGGCGGCACGGACTCGCAGATGATCGCCAATGTCATCGAAAGCCAGTTCAAGCGCGCCAATAACTGGCCCTTCGGCGCGGCCCTGTGCTTCATTCTGGTCTATCTGACCTTTATCGGTATCGCCATTCAGGGCCTGCTCGACAGCTCGGCGAAGAAGCGGGGGATGGCATGA
- a CDS encoding ABC transporter substrate-binding protein — MTSSRTHASRRSLLQGLGAAAVGISFGGLSACSQGASSSGGEGNKLNFYNWDTYIGTNTLADFKKAAGIDVNMSIFATNDELFAKMKTGNSGFDVIVPSNDFVERLSQADLLLPLDHAKLPNLKNIDPAFMDVAYDPGRKWSAPYTWLVLGIGYRKSKMPAGFKPDSWKYLFDSDQFKGKIAVLSEAGDMIRLGAKYLGHSVNGLDQATIDKVTEMLIRQKPNIKAFHEDDGQDMLLAKDVDLVLEYNGDIAQAKAEDDDIDFIIPKEGSQLNSDNWCIPKDSARPENAHRFINYMMDAQASKHIFETILYPTTNAAAKALMPDSYKNNPIIFPSTEELARCEYAAFDAAKAQVYEDAMTKIKAA; from the coding sequence ATGACTTCATCGCGTACGCACGCTTCACGTCGTTCCTTGCTGCAAGGTCTTGGGGCCGCGGCGGTGGGCATCAGTTTCGGCGGCCTGTCGGCCTGTTCGCAGGGGGCCAGTTCCTCCGGCGGCGAAGGCAACAAGCTGAACTTCTACAACTGGGACACCTATATCGGCACGAATACGCTGGCCGACTTCAAAAAGGCCGCCGGTATCGACGTCAACATGTCGATCTTCGCCACCAACGACGAGCTGTTCGCGAAGATGAAGACCGGCAATTCCGGCTTTGACGTGATTGTGCCGTCGAATGACTTCGTGGAGCGCCTGTCGCAGGCCGACCTGCTCCTGCCGCTCGATCACGCCAAGCTGCCCAACCTCAAAAACATCGACCCGGCCTTTATGGACGTGGCCTATGATCCGGGCCGTAAATGGTCGGCGCCCTATACCTGGCTGGTGCTCGGCATCGGCTATCGCAAGTCGAAAATGCCGGCGGGCTTCAAGCCGGATTCGTGGAAATACCTGTTCGATTCCGATCAGTTCAAGGGCAAGATCGCTGTCCTTTCCGAAGCCGGGGACATGATCCGTCTGGGGGCCAAATACCTTGGCCATTCGGTCAATGGCCTCGATCAGGCGACCATCGACAAGGTCACCGAAATGCTGATCAGGCAAAAGCCCAATATCAAGGCCTTCCACGAAGATGATGGGCAGGACATGCTGCTGGCGAAGGACGTTGATCTGGTCCTTGAATATAATGGCGACATCGCGCAGGCTAAGGCTGAGGACGACGATATCGATTTCATCATCCCTAAGGAAGGCTCGCAGCTCAATTCCGACAACTGGTGCATCCCCAAGGATTCGGCGCGCCCGGAAAACGCCCACCGCTTCATCAACTATATGATGGACGCGCAGGCCTCTAAGCACATTTTTGAGACCATCCTCTACCCGACGACCAATGCCGCCGCCAAAGCGCTGATGCCGGACAGCTACAAGAACAACCCCATCATCTTCCCCTCGACCGAGGAACTCGCGCGTTGCGAATACGCCGCGTTCGACGCTGCCAAGGCGCAGGTCTATGAAGACGCCATGACCAAGATCAAGGCCGCCTAA
- a CDS encoding aspartate aminotransferase family protein, whose protein sequence is MTALSDFLTEQKRLFTATHPKTVALAAEAQTVWRGGVPMHWMHDWASPVPLYAERAKDATLWDVDGHAYDDFCLGDTPSMFGHGREELQRAIAAQAGQGVGFMLPTRSSLEVGQLLKDRFGLPMWQCATTASDANRAVIRWARAITRRAKILFIDGAYHGMVDDAFVVLKDGQIVHKTGLIGQVADLTQHSVVVPFNDLTALEAALRTGEIAAVMLEPVMTNCGMILPIEGYHERLRALCDETGTLLVYDETHTLSSGFGGYVREHGLRADVLTVGKAIAGGVPAAVWGVTAEVAARMDAAQAAIGPGSSGIGTTLSGNALAIAGMKAMLSEVMTPDAYAWMQAGAESLVAKLRAVIVQHQVPWSVVHVGARAELVFAAPEPQNAADMRRALDPHLLEALHLYLINRGVLIAPFHNMMLISPKTPPEAIDRLVAAVEGFIVEYKGFS, encoded by the coding sequence GTGACGGCTCTGTCTGATTTCCTCACCGAACAAAAGCGCCTGTTCACCGCCACCCACCCCAAAACGGTCGCTTTGGCCGCTGAGGCGCAAACGGTGTGGCGCGGCGGCGTGCCGATGCACTGGATGCACGACTGGGCCTCGCCCGTGCCGCTCTATGCCGAGCGGGCCAAGGACGCGACCCTGTGGGACGTCGATGGCCACGCCTATGACGACTTCTGTCTGGGCGACACCCCGTCCATGTTCGGCCACGGGCGCGAAGAACTGCAACGCGCCATTGCCGCGCAGGCCGGGCAGGGGGTGGGCTTCATGCTGCCGACCCGCTCCAGCCTTGAGGTGGGACAGCTTCTGAAAGACCGCTTCGGCCTGCCGATGTGGCAGTGCGCCACCACGGCGTCGGACGCCAATCGCGCCGTCATCCGCTGGGCGCGGGCCATCACCCGGCGCGCTAAAATCCTGTTTATCGACGGGGCCTATCACGGCATGGTCGATGACGCCTTTGTGGTGCTGAAGGACGGGCAGATCGTTCATAAGACCGGCCTGATCGGGCAGGTCGCCGACCTGACGCAGCACAGCGTCGTCGTGCCGTTCAACGACCTGACGGCGCTGGAGGCGGCGCTGCGCACGGGTGAGATCGCCGCCGTCATGCTCGAACCCGTCATGACCAATTGCGGCATGATCCTGCCGATTGAGGGCTATCATGAGCGCCTGCGCGCCCTGTGTGACGAGACGGGCACGCTGCTGGTTTACGATGAGACGCACACCCTGTCGTCGGGCTTTGGCGGTTATGTGCGCGAACACGGTCTGCGCGCCGACGTCCTGACCGTAGGCAAGGCCATTGCCGGAGGCGTGCCGGCCGCCGTGTGGGGCGTGACCGCAGAGGTCGCCGCGCGCATGGACGCCGCTCAGGCTGCCATCGGTCCGGGTTCGTCGGGCATAGGCACCACCTTGTCCGGCAACGCGCTGGCTATCGCCGGGATGAAGGCCATGCTGAGCGAGGTCATGACCCCGGACGCCTATGCCTGGATGCAGGCCGGGGCCGAAAGCCTTGTGGCCAAGCTGAGGGCTGTCATTGTGCAGCATCAGGTGCCGTGGTCGGTGGTGCATGTGGGCGCGCGGGCCGAGCTGGTCTTCGCCGCGCCTGAGCCACAAAACGCCGCCGACATGCGCCGCGCGCTGGACCCGCACCTGCTGGAGGCCCTGCATCTCTATCTGATCAATCGCGGGGTGCTGATCGCGCCCTTCCACAATATGATGCTGATTTCGCCCAAAACCCCACCGGAGGCCATTGACCGCCTCGTGGCGGCGGTGGAAGGGTTTATCGTCGAATATAAAGGCTTCTCATGA
- a CDS encoding aldehyde dehydrogenase, translating into MLPAPIATPAADLSGVLAALKAVFRPDKAFIDGQWTAAASGRTFDNHTPRDHSLINRLPACDAADVDAAVRAARQAFEDGRWHHVAPKAKKKVLHALADLMTAHAETLALLECLDTGKPIRDARAVDIPLAINSVRYYAEALDKIYGEVAPAPQGRFSYAEHEPLGVIGAIVPWNFPLHMAMWKVAPALAMGNSVVLKPAELSSLTALYVAALAIEAGLPAGVFNVVTGFGPEAGDALARHMEVDMIAFTGSGPVGRQLMKASAESNLKRVSLELGGKSPQIVFADCPDLEAAAQNAAWGVFYNQGQVCTAASRLFVEAAIKDAFLEKVIAVAKTIRVGDPFDPQTAFGAMISERQMNTALDYIAKGQAGGGTVRLGGSRVMRDTGGFYVEPTLIDGIRPDNVLAREEVFGPVLSVLTFEGEAEAFRLANDTVYGLAAGVWTADVGRAMRAAKRLKAGLVWVNGWDACDITLPFGGFKQSGFGRDRSLHALYKYADLKSVSISYTV; encoded by the coding sequence ATGCTGCCCGCGCCGATTGCCACGCCTGCTGCCGACCTGTCCGGGGTGCTTGCGGCCCTGAAAGCCGTCTTCAGACCCGACAAGGCCTTTATCGACGGGCAATGGACGGCGGCGGCGTCCGGGCGCACCTTCGATAATCACACGCCGCGCGACCATAGCCTGATCAACCGGCTGCCCGCCTGTGACGCCGCCGATGTGGATGCGGCGGTGCGCGCGGCGCGTCAGGCCTTCGAAGACGGGCGCTGGCACCACGTCGCCCCCAAGGCCAAGAAAAAGGTGCTGCACGCCCTGGCCGATCTGATGACGGCGCACGCGGAAACTCTGGCCCTGCTCGAATGTCTCGATACGGGCAAGCCGATCCGCGATGCGCGCGCCGTCGATATCCCTCTGGCCATCAACAGCGTGCGTTACTATGCCGAGGCGCTGGACAAGATCTATGGCGAGGTGGCGCCCGCGCCGCAGGGCCGGTTCTCCTATGCCGAACACGAGCCGCTGGGGGTGATCGGGGCCATTGTGCCGTGGAACTTCCCGCTGCACATGGCCATGTGGAAGGTCGCGCCGGCGCTGGCCATGGGCAATTCGGTGGTGCTCAAACCCGCCGAGCTATCGTCCCTGACGGCGCTCTATGTGGCGGCGCTGGCCATCGAAGCCGGACTGCCCGCCGGCGTGTTCAATGTGGTGACCGGCTTCGGTCCTGAGGCCGGGGACGCGCTGGCCCGCCATATGGAGGTCGATATGATCGCCTTCACCGGGTCGGGCCCGGTGGGGCGGCAACTGATGAAGGCGTCGGCCGAGTCGAACCTCAAGCGCGTCTCGCTGGAATTGGGCGGCAAGTCGCCGCAGATCGTCTTTGCCGACTGCCCGGACCTTGAGGCGGCGGCCCAGAACGCTGCCTGGGGCGTCTTCTACAATCAGGGTCAGGTGTGCACGGCGGCCTCGCGCCTGTTCGTCGAAGCCGCCATCAAGGACGCCTTCCTCGAAAAGGTCATCGCTGTGGCCAAGACCATCAGGGTCGGCGACCCCTTCGACCCGCAAACCGCCTTCGGAGCCATGATCTCCGAGCGTCAGATGAACACGGCGCTTGACTATATCGCCAAGGGGCAGGCGGGGGGCGGCACGGTGCGGCTGGGCGGTAGCCGGGTCATGCGCGACACCGGCGGCTTCTATGTCGAGCCGACGCTCATTGACGGCATCAGGCCGGACAATGTGCTGGCCCGCGAAGAGGTGTTCGGGCCGGTCCTGTCGGTCCTGACCTTTGAGGGCGAAGCCGAGGCCTTCCGACTGGCCAACGATACCGTCTATGGGCTGGCGGCCGGGGTGTGGACGGCGGATGTCGGGCGCGCCATGCGGGCGGCGAAACGGCTCAAGGCCGGGCTGGTCTGGGTCAATGGCTGGGACGCCTGTGACATTACGCTGCCCTTCGGGGGCTTTAAACAGTCGGGCTTTGGTCGCGATCGCAGCCTGCACGCCCTATATAAGTATGCCGATCTGAAGTCCGTCTCGATCAGCTATACGGTATAA
- a CDS encoding glutamine synthetase family protein, with product MVATVDEAKAFLEAHPHINYFEILFTSMTGVPRGKRLRRHELLPIYEYGRFLPGSILVVDTLGADCEETGLVWEDGDADRVARPVPGTLTPAPWLGDDVGQVMLSLYELDGTPNDLDPRHVLQRVLDRYAADGLTPVVACELEYYLVDIERGQNGELVPAAGFTTGQTPKGIQVYGLPEVEAHGEFFRTLWETADVMNIPLEGAISEFAPGQVELTLKHKPDALRAADDAVLYKRMAKGVALSLGIEATFMAKPWADRAGSGFHVHVSVADKDGKNLCADAHPEGSPLLKHMIGGMKDHLADCMGILAPGANSYKRFKANSYAPVGLTWGVNNRTVSLRVTAGPAHTRHVEHRVAGADGNPYLVLAAILACAHHGLTHAIDPGPAVVGNGYAVAAETGATLPTNWFAAVDYLDRSQVLRDYLGERFIDMYVKVKKTEQARFFEEITELDYDWYLRNA from the coding sequence ATGGTCGCCACCGTTGATGAGGCCAAGGCCTTTCTGGAGGCCCACCCGCACATCAATTATTTTGAGATCCTGTTCACCTCGATGACCGGGGTGCCGCGCGGCAAGCGCCTGCGCCGTCACGAGCTTTTGCCCATCTACGAATACGGCCGCTTCCTGCCGGGCTCGATTCTGGTGGTCGATACGCTGGGGGCCGATTGCGAAGAGACGGGTCTTGTCTGGGAAGATGGCGACGCCGATCGCGTGGCGCGGCCGGTGCCGGGCACGCTGACGCCCGCGCCGTGGCTGGGGGATGATGTGGGGCAGGTTATGCTCTCCCTATACGAACTGGACGGCACGCCCAACGACCTCGATCCGCGCCATGTGCTGCAACGGGTGCTCGACCGCTACGCTGCTGATGGCCTGACGCCGGTGGTGGCCTGCGAACTGGAATATTACCTTGTCGATATCGAGCGGGGACAAAACGGTGAACTGGTGCCCGCCGCCGGCTTCACCACGGGCCAGACGCCCAAGGGGATTCAGGTCTATGGCCTGCCCGAAGTCGAAGCGCACGGTGAGTTTTTCCGCACCCTGTGGGAGACAGCGGATGTCATGAACATCCCGCTGGAAGGGGCGATTTCCGAATTTGCCCCCGGTCAGGTCGAACTGACCCTGAAGCACAAGCCGGATGCGCTGCGCGCCGCCGACGATGCGGTCCTCTATAAGCGCATGGCCAAGGGCGTGGCGCTCAGCCTCGGTATCGAAGCGACCTTTATGGCCAAGCCGTGGGCCGATCGCGCGGGCTCCGGCTTCCACGTCCACGTCTCGGTGGCGGATAAGGACGGCAAAAACCTCTGTGCCGATGCCCATCCGGAAGGCTCGCCCCTGCTCAAGCACATGATCGGCGGCATGAAGGATCATCTGGCCGACTGCATGGGCATTCTCGCGCCGGGTGCCAACAGCTATAAGCGCTTCAAGGCCAATTCCTACGCGCCGGTGGGCCTGACCTGGGGCGTCAATAACCGCACGGTGAGTTTGCGTGTCACCGCTGGCCCCGCCCATACGCGCCACGTCGAACACCGCGTCGCCGGGGCCGATGGCAACCCCTATCTGGTGCTGGCGGCCATTCTGGCCTGCGCCCACCACGGCCTGACGCACGCGATCGACCCCGGCCCCGCCGTGGTCGGCAATGGCTATGCCGTGGCCGCCGAAACCGGCGCAACGCTGCCCACCAACTGGTTCGCGGCGGTCGATTATCTCGACCGGTCTCAGGTGCTGCGCGACTATCTGGGGGAGCGCTTCATCGACATGTATGTGAAGGTCAAAAAGACCGAACAGGCGCGTTTCTTCGAGGAAATCACCGAACTGGACTACGACTGGTATCTGCGCAACGCCTGA
- a CDS encoding ABC transporter permease, whose translation MKVTPAKKERPGPLDYMRRWPIQAWLIAVTIFLYAPLISLMVFSFNDSKRNVVWQGFTLKYYEKALTNASLIEAFSNSLVIALCSTILSVIVGAMAAIALWRFRFPGRTAFDAGMAIPIVVPEICMGVGMLVFFAKIFPWPQGLPWPLNLGAIIIAHVSFSFPFVAVVVRARLASFNRELEEAAKDLGASEWRTLMDVLVPHIQPSLIAGALLAFTLSLDDFVITFFTSGPDTVTFPVKIYSMVRFSVTPEVNAASTILIVVTVLLTFLALKFQGTSALTAGHGPEKK comes from the coding sequence ATGAAGGTAACCCCAGCCAAAAAAGAACGTCCGGGCCCGCTCGACTATATGCGCCGCTGGCCCATTCAGGCGTGGCTGATCGCGGTGACGATCTTCCTCTACGCGCCGCTGATCTCGCTGATGGTCTTTTCCTTCAATGACTCAAAGCGCAACGTGGTGTGGCAGGGCTTTACGCTGAAATACTACGAAAAGGCCCTGACCAATGCCAGTTTGATCGAGGCCTTCAGCAACTCCCTCGTCATCGCCCTGTGTTCGACCATCCTGTCGGTGATCGTGGGGGCCATGGCGGCCATTGCCCTGTGGCGCTTCCGCTTCCCCGGCCGCACCGCCTTTGATGCGGGCATGGCCATCCCCATCGTGGTGCCGGAAATCTGCATGGGCGTCGGGATGCTGGTCTTCTTCGCCAAAATCTTCCCCTGGCCGCAGGGCCTGCCGTGGCCGCTCAATCTGGGGGCCATCATCATCGCCCACGTCTCGTTCAGCTTCCCCTTCGTGGCGGTGGTGGTGCGCGCGCGTCTCGCCTCGTTCAACCGGGAGCTTGAAGAGGCCGCCAAGGATCTGGGGGCCAGCGAATGGCGCACCCTGATGGACGTGCTGGTGCCGCATATCCAGCCGTCGCTGATCGCCGGCGCCCTTCTGGCCTTCACCCTGTCGCTCGATGATTTCGTCATCACGTTCTTCACCTCCGGGCCCGACACCGTGACCTTCCCGGTGAAGATCTATTCGATGGTGCGTTTCTCGGTGACGCCTGAGGTCAACGCCGCCTCGACCATACTGATCGTGGTGACGGTCCTGCTCACCTTCCTCGCCTTGAAATTCCAAGGGACCAGCGCCCTGACCGCCGGCCACGGCCCCGAAAAGAAGTGA
- a CDS encoding NAD-dependent succinate-semialdehyde dehydrogenase, protein MKLTPAILDILGDAISQTPPAYKAFASYNPSTGEVLAYVRDMGAQETEAAIAAAQAAMPEWAAKTAKERARILEKWHDLLMQNQEALGLLVSLEQGRAIKEARGEVAYAAGFIEWFAEEGKRAYGRTIPAPVAGKQLLTLQQPVGVVGAVTPWNFPLSMLTRKLGPALAAGCAAVLKPAEDTPLSALALKQLADRAGVPEGLIHIVTAASGAEVGKVLTTDPRIKKFSFTGSTPVGKTLYEQCASTIKKISLELGGNAPVVVFDDADLDIAVPATALSKFRNSGQTCVCANRIFVQRGIYDAFVERLTAEAKRLQLGPGWEEGTGLGPLINQKAATKVTQLVEDAVAKGARVVLGGKVDDAQGPLYFPATILTHVPREARMFDEEIFGPVAALYPFDTEAEGIALANDTPFGLAAYAFTTDIKRGWRVTQAIEAGMVGLNDGVMSTEVAPFGGVKESGLGREGAVEGLEEFLETKFISFGGLG, encoded by the coding sequence ATGAAACTCACCCCCGCCATTCTCGACATCCTCGGCGACGCCATCAGCCAGACGCCGCCCGCCTATAAGGCCTTTGCCTCGTACAACCCATCGACCGGCGAGGTGCTGGCCTATGTGCGCGATATGGGGGCGCAAGAGACCGAGGCCGCCATCGCCGCCGCTCAGGCCGCCATGCCCGAATGGGCCGCCAAGACCGCCAAGGAACGCGCCAGGATTCTGGAAAAATGGCACGATCTGCTGATGCAGAATCAGGAGGCACTGGGCCTTCTGGTGTCGCTGGAACAGGGCCGCGCCATTAAGGAAGCGCGCGGCGAAGTGGCCTATGCGGCGGGCTTCATCGAATGGTTCGCCGAAGAGGGCAAGCGCGCCTATGGCCGCACCATCCCGGCCCCGGTGGCGGGCAAACAATTGCTGACCCTCCAGCAGCCGGTGGGTGTGGTTGGCGCGGTGACCCCGTGGAACTTCCCCCTGTCGATGCTCACGCGCAAGCTGGGGCCGGCGCTGGCCGCCGGGTGCGCGGCGGTGCTGAAGCCCGCCGAAGACACGCCTCTGAGCGCGCTGGCGCTGAAGCAACTGGCCGACAGGGCCGGGGTGCCCGAAGGCCTGATCCACATTGTGACGGCGGCCAGCGGGGCCGAGGTGGGTAAGGTCCTGACCACCGATCCGCGCATCAAAAAATTCTCCTTCACCGGTTCCACCCCGGTCGGCAAAACGCTCTATGAACAGTGCGCCTCGACGATTAAGAAGATCTCGCTGGAGCTGGGCGGTAATGCGCCGGTGGTGGTGTTTGACGACGCCGACCTCGATATCGCAGTCCCGGCGACGGCCCTGTCGAAGTTCCGCAATTCGGGGCAGACCTGCGTCTGCGCCAACCGCATCTTCGTGCAGCGCGGCATCTATGACGCCTTTGTCGAACGCCTGACCGCCGAAGCCAAACGCCTGCAACTCGGGCCGGGCTGGGAAGAGGGCACAGGCCTTGGGCCGCTGATCAATCAGAAGGCGGCGACCAAGGTGACGCAACTGGTCGAAGACGCGGTGGCGAAGGGGGCGCGGGTCGTGCTGGGCGGCAAGGTCGATGACGCTCAGGGGCCGCTGTACTTCCCGGCGACCATACTGACCCACGTGCCGCGTGAGGCCCGTATGTTTGATGAGGAAATCTTCGGCCCGGTGGCGGCGCTCTATCCGTTTGATACCGAAGCGGAAGGGATCGCTCTGGCCAATGACACGCCGTTCGGTCTGGCGGCCTATGCCTTCACGACGGACATCAAGCGCGGCTGGCGCGTCACGCAGGCCATTGAGGCGGGCATGGTCGGCCTCAATGACGGGGTCATGTCCACCGAGGTCGCGCCCTTTGGCGGGGTCAAGGAATCGGGTCTGGGCCGCGAAGGCGCGGTCGAAGGCCTTGAGGAGTTTCTGGAGACCAAGTTCATCAGTTTCGGGGGGCTGGGATGA